In Nostoc edaphicum CCNP1411, the sequence TGAATTTCAAAGTGACTATTGGCAAGTTAACACAGCCAATGGGCCAGTTACAGGTCGCTACTTAATTGCGGCTGATGGTGCTAAAGGGCCGATGGCAAAATGGCTAGGTTTCAAAGAACGGAAACGTCTCCTCACAGGGGCTTTAGAGGCAGAAATCCCTGGAATTATAGAAAACCAACCCATAATTCATTTTGAGTTTGGCTTGGTAAAAAATGGCTATCTCTGGAACTTTCCCAAAGCTGATGGCTATTCCATCGGTGTCGGGACGTTTATTGGCCGTCAACCCCAGGACTTCAAAAAGATTTTGGATGAGTACGCCAAATCATTGAATGTAGACCTCAAAACCAGCAAACAATATGGTCATCCCCTATGTATTTGGGATGGTAATCAAAAGCTGCACACCCAAAATGCTATTTTGGCTGGGGAAGCTGCTTGTGTGGTTGATCCCATGACAGCAGAAGGCATTCGCCCCTCAATTTTTAGCGGTTTGCTCGCAGCCGCAACCATTAATGAAGCACTTTCTGGTGACACTAACGCTTTAGAAAAATATAGCGAAGCCATTAATGAAGAAGTGGGTACTGAGATGGCTTGGGCGCAAAAGTTAGCTGGAGCGTTTTATCGGTTTTCCAACATTGGCTACAAAGTTGGTGTTAAGCACCCCTCTGCTCCCCAAATCATGGGTAAGATTATGTGTGGAGAACTGCGCTATGGCGATGTTGCCGGTCGTGCTCTCAAGCGTTTAATTTCTGGTTTTGGAGGTTAATTAACCAGACAAGTTGCTTGAGCAACTTGTTAAAAGTAAGCAAACTTCCGCCACTGTATAATAGGGATTTCTAAATATGGCAATATGGCAATTTACTTGATAAAACGGCTGTCTGTGTTAGCTAATATTCTTGCTCTTGTCCTCTTCATGCCGGGAATTGCCTTAGCCGCACCCGTTCAAATCAATACTACTTTTGGTGTTATTTTCGCCCAGACTACCAAAACTGCAAGCTATTCCACCTCATCGGAGATTGACCTGACTCCCTTACAACGCCAAGAAATCCAGGCTGTACGTCAGAGAAGAAACAGAGAAATTGAGGCAGTGTTAAACTCATCCCAACGTGCCCAACTTAATCACAATCTCCGGGCTGGTAATAATCTCAATCAAGCGTTAGAAAAATTGAATTTGCAACTAGAGCAGCAAGAGTTGGTAAAGGCGATCGTGCAATTTACTAACTTGAAAATGAAAGTTATTTCATCTAGGCATTGGCTAAAAATAGGACAGAAGTAAGAGCAAAAGCAATCATTTTGCATAGCGCTTTCTTTTGCTGTGGTTTAGCAAATAGGAAATTTTCATCTACATCATTCTTATACCCTGGCGACTGGAAGTCGCGGCTACACAAACAAAGTCCGCCTTCGCGGACTAATGCTAAAGCATAAATCTCTGGATAGCTAAACTTATGGAAACAGTTGATTAATCGGGACTTCAACTTTTGGAAAAGCGATCAAGGATAACGTTGCATCCTCCTGCAAAATAAATTCAAGATTGTAGCCTTCTAACCCCGGTTCGCGGAAAATATAAACCTGACGCTGATTCACATCCAAAATCCAGTAGTCAGCAATTCCTGCTTTAGCAAAAAGAGACGCTTTTTGTTTACGATCTGTTTCTAGCGTCCGATGATATTCGTTTACAGTCCACAAGCGCACTCTAGTTTGTGTCATTGTATATTTCCTGTGGCTGACTACGCCTACGCACATCATTTTTAGGCGATTATGTCTTACTCTCAACTTTGACAGCATCTATAATTAATCTTGCCCTATTTAGTTCGTTACCATGTCGGAAGAAGATATCCGAGCCGCCAGGCTGGAGAAAGTAGAACAACTCAAGCAGCTAGGGACTAACCCTTATGCCTATCGTTGGGAATCTACCCATCATGCAGCGCAGTTGCAAGAAAAGTTTGCCGATTTAGTCAGTGGTGAAGAAGTTGGTTTAGAAGTTGCCATAGCCGGACGCATTATGGCACGTCGCGTTTTCGGTAAATTAGCTTTCTTCACCTTGCAAGATGAAACCGGCACAATTCAGCTTTATCTAGATAAAAATCGCATCCAAGAAGGTATGGCAGATATTGATGCCGATGCTTTCAATCACTTAAAGCAACTTACGGATGCAGGCGACATTCTAGGAGCCAAAGGTACTATTAAACGGACTGAAAAGGGCGAGTTATCTGTCTACGTTAAACAATATACTATCCTCACTAAATCCCTGTTGCCCCTACCCGACAAGTGGCATGGATTAACGGATGTTGCCAAGCGTTACCGTCAGCGCTATGTTGACTTGATTGTTAACCCAGAAGTGCGGCAAACTTTCCGCCGTCGCGCTCAAATTACTGCTGGTATTCGCCGCTATTTAGAACAGCGGGATTTTCTGGAAATTGAAACACCGGTTTTGCAAAGTGAAACTGGGGGTGCAGATGCACGTCCATTTATTACTTATCACAACACTTTAGAAATGGAGTTGTATCTGCGAATTGCCACCGAACTCCATCTCAAGCGGTTGATTGTGGGTGGTTTTGAAAAGGTGTTTGAATTAGGGCGGGTTTTCCGCAATGAGGGAATTTCGACTCGACACAATCCCGAATTTACGACGATTGAAGTTTACCAAGCCTACGCCGACTACAACGATATGATGGCGTTGACTGAAGGGATTATTACAACTGTCGCCCAAGACGTACTTGGCACATTAGAAATCACCTACCAAGGGGAACCGATAAATTTAACACCACCTTGGCGACGGGTGACAATGCATGATTTAGTTAAAGAATTTACGGGCTTGGATTTTAATTCGTTCCAAAATTTGGAAGATGCCAAAACAGCAAGTAAAAATGCTGGTATTCCTGGTATCGATGAAGCCCAATCAATTGGTAAGTTACTGAATTTGGCATTTGAAGAGAAAGTAGAGGCCAATTTAATTCAACCTACCTTTGTAATTGATTATCCTGTAGAAATTTCGCCTCTAGCAAAACCTCACCGTTCTGTGCCTGGTTTAGTAGAACGATTTGAGTTATTTATAGTCGGGCGAGAAACTGGGAATAGCTTCTCAGAACTTACCGATCCTATTGATCAAAGAGAACGTTTTGAGGTACAAGCGGCGCGGAAAGCTGCTGGTGACTTAGAAGCCCAAGGTGTAGATGAAGACTTTCTCACCGCTTTGGAATATGGGATGCCGCCTACTGGTGGTTTAGGGATTGGGATCGATCGCTTGGTGATGTTATTAACTGATTGTGCCAGTATTCGGGATGCGATCGCCTTCCCCTTACTCAAGCCAGAAAAATTAGAATCATCCCCAGATTAAGTCTGGGGATTGGGGACTGGGTATTGCTTCTCATGTCCCTAATCCCCCAATTCCTACACCACTACTTTTTCTAGGATCAGCTTAGAACGCTTCACTTGATCAGGAATTGCCACGGGATAATCTCCGGTGAAGCAGGCAGAACAGAAACTATTGGTGTCTTCTCGTGTCGCTTCTAGCATTCCCTCCCAACTAAGATATGCAAGGCTATCTACTTCGAGTTGCTTGGCAATTTCCGCTACTGACTTGGTAGCAGCAATGAGTTGATCCTGAGAATCGGTATCGATGCCATAGAAGCAGGGATGAGTTACAGGCGGAGAAGAAATTCGCATGTGTACCTCTATTGCACCTGCTTCACGCAAGGTTTTGACTAGTTTACGGCTGGTAGTACCGCGAACAATCGAGTCATCTACAATAATTACTCGTTTCCCTGCCAGCACATCTTTGAGGGGGTTGAGTTTCATCCGCAGACCCGATTCGCGCATGGTTTGGGTTGGTTGAATGAAGGTTCGCCCAACATAGCGATTTTTAATTAGTCCTTCGCCGTAAGCGACACCAGACGCTTGGGAAAATCCAATAGCAGCAGGTATACCAGAATCAGGAACACCAAAGACAATATCGGCATCTACAACAGATTCTTTAGCTAATTGGTGTCCTAACCGCATTCGATAGCTATATAAACTCTCGTTGTGCATAACGCTATCAGGGCGGGCAAAGTAAATCATCTCAAAGATGCACAATTTCCGCTCGGACTTTTGACTCCAATGATAAGAAGCCAAACCTTCTTCAGTAATCCAAACTAATTCACCTGGTTCTACATCTCGCAGGTATTCGGCTCCAATGATGTCTAAACCACAAGTCTCGGAAGCCAAAACGTAACGGACTGGATTACCAGCTAAAGTCCCGATTACAAGGGGGCGAATGCCATTAGGGTCACGGACACCCATAACACCGACGGGAGTGCCAATAACTAAACTAAAGGCTCCTTGGCAACGGTGAAATGCCTTAATTGCACCTTCTAGCCAATCAGCGCCCGCATCTATGGCTTCTGCGATCGCAAAAGCGATCATTTCTGAGTCTGTTGTTGTGACTAAGTTACATTTATTTTCAAGCAACTCTTGACGTAGTTGCACTGTATTGACTAAATTACCATTGTGTGCGAGAGCTAATGAACCCAAACGGGTTTCTAGTACTGCGGGTTGGGCATTAACTTTGCGGCTAGAACCTGTGGTGGAATAGCGAGTGTGACCAACAGCAAGACTACCGGGCAATTGATCCAAGACAGATTCATTGAAAACTTGAGACACCAAGCCCATGTCTTTGTGGAGATGTACCTTTGTACCCTCAAAGGTGGCAATACCAGCTGATTCTTGACCCCGATGCTGGAGGGCATACAATCCAAAGTAGGTCAGTTTAGCAACGTTTTCTCCTGGGGCGTAGATCCCAAAAACACCACAAGCTTCTTCTGGCTTGTCAGACTGATTTTCATGACTATTGATTTGGTTGTTGGTCTGGTCGGGGTATTCATCCGAAGTGACAGAATGAATAGAAATCATGCTAGCTTTGCTCCTGGTGGGGGGGTCAAGTCACTGGGATTATATAAATGGTTGCGGAGTTCTTAACAAATCTTTAACCATCCATTAAAACAGTACCGTAATTATGCTCAGAGACGCTAATAAAAGAGTAAGGAGTTATGCTTTTTATTCCTAACTCCTCACTATTTTTAACTAGGGGTAGTGGTGTGGATGGCGATACGTCTGGCGATCGCATGGGAATAGCGATCGTTCATATCTTCGATACTAACTTTGATTAAGGTTTGGTTATCAGTGGTGAAAACCCCCAAACCCGCCTCAAAATTACCAACTGTGCCCAGTTTTTGCCAATCTTTACCCAGATGTTCCTGTAAGTATGATTCCCAAATTTCTTGTTGTGCTGATGCTACAGAAACTAAAATTCTGGCACCACCTTCGGCAAACAGCACTTTATCCAAGCGGTTTAATTGCGTTGGTGCTATTTCTAAATTGATTTCAGCACCAAGGTTTGCAGCAATACAACATTCGGCTAATGCGATCGCTACTCCTCCCTCAGCAGAATCGTGGGCTGAACGTACCCAACCATTACGAATTCCTTCACGACAAACTTTCTGCACACGGCGTTCCAAGTCAAAATTTACCCGTGGCGGTTTTCCGGCAACAGTATCGTGGATAGTGGCTAAGTATTCAGATGCTCCCAAACTGATTTGGGATGTCAGAGGTAATCCGAGAAGATAAATCACATCGCCGGATGTTTGCCAACCTTGACCACAAATTTTGGTGATATCGGGAATTAAGCCCACCATACCCACAACAGGAGTGGGATAAATGGGTTGTGGGATGCCTTCAGAATCAAGAGTTTCATTGTACAAAGAAACATTTCCGCCCGTGACTGGTGTTGCTAATTCTCGGCAACCTTCCGCCAAACCGCGACAAGCTTCTGCCAATTGCCAGTAACCAATGGGTTTTTCTGGAGAGCCAAAATTTAGGTTATCTGTCACCGCTAGAGGTTCTGCACCCACACAGCTAAGATTGCGGGCTGCTTCTGCCACTACTGCCTTCGCTCCTTCATAAGGGTCAAGATAAACATAACGAGGATTGCAATCTACCGTCGCCGCCACCCCTAATTTGGAATTTGGAATTTGGGATTTTAGATTGGGGATTTCTTCAAGGGGGCGCAAACGGATAACAGCTGCATCTGCACCACCTGGCAGTGTTACCGTATTATTTTGTACTTGATGGTCATACTGACGATATACCCAATTTTTAGAAGCGATCGTGGGTGTATCAAGCAAAGTTAAGAGAATATCATTCCAACTTTGCAGTCCTCCTTGAAGTTCTATTCCAGCAGTTGTGGAAGGAGGTAAGGAATCAGCAGTCCATTCCCAAGCTTGACGCGCATATTCTGGTGCTTCTGCCAACAACTCCCGGTTATACAGTGGTGTATTCTCCGCCAAAGCCTCAGCAGGAATTTCTGCTGCTACTTCACCCTGAAAGAGAATCCGCACAATGGGTTCAGCGATGACTGTCCCTGCGACAACAGCTTGAAGTCCCCAGCGGTGGAAAATATCGATTAATTCCTGCTCACGCCCTTGATGAGCAACAAACAGCATTCGTTCTTGAGATTCCGAAAGCAGATATTCATAAGGAACCATCCCCGTTTCTCTGACAGGAATCTTATCTAAATCTAGTTCAATTCCCACACCGCCTTTTGCTGCCATCTCTGAGGTAGAACAAGTGATCCCCGCCGCTCCCATATCTTGGGCGGCGACAACTGCACCCGTCTTAAACGCCTCCAGACAAGCTTCAATTAACGACTTTTCCAAAAAAGGATCGCCCACTTGCACAGCAGGGCGATCGTCTATGGATTGATCGCTCAATTCTGCACTAGCAAAACTTGCGCCTCCCATACCATCGCGCCCAGTGGTGGAACCAACATACAGCACGGGGTTGCCTAAGCCAGATGCTCCAGATTTGACGATTTCTGAGGTTTCCATCAACCCCAGTGCCATAACGTTCACCAGAGGATTACCAGAGTAAGCAGAGTCAAAGTAAACTTCACCGCCAACGGTGGGTACTCCCACACAGTTACCATAATGAGAGATTCCTGCCACCACACCGCTAAATAGCCGTTGGGTTTTGGCATCTTCTAAGGAACCAAAGCGCAGCGAGTTTAATAGGGCAATGGGACGCGCACCCATTGTAAAAATATCTCTGAGAATACCTCCGACTCCCGTTGCAGCTCCCTGAAAGGGTTCGACCGCTGAGGGATGGTTGTGAGATTCAATCTTAAAAGCTAGTTGGAGTCCATCACCCAAGTCTACAACACCAGCATTTTCACCAGGCCCCACCAGGATTCGGGGGCCCTCGGTGGGAAATTGTTTGAGTAGAGGTCGAGAATTTTTATAACAGCAATGCTCTGACCACATCACGCCAAACATTCCCAGTTCAGCTTTGTTGGGATGACGGCCTAGCCGACGGACAATTTCTGCGTATTCTTCTGGTTTAAGACCTTCAGCAGCAATTTCTTGGGGGGAAAAGGCTGGTTTTGAGGTTGCAGTCATGGAAGTAATGCACTCTGGGGGACAGAGCATTATTCTATCGATTTACTTGCCCTGTAAGTGCAGTTCCATGAATGCAGATAGTTCTTCTTTGGATATTTCTTTCTGAACTACTCGAATCACCAAGTTGTAAGCTTGCTCTTGGGATAAGTTCAAACTGTAGCCGTTTAAGGTTATGAAGGTATCCATGACCGCAAATGCAGTGCGTTTGTTGCCATCAATAAACGGATGGTTCATCGCTAAATGGTATAGGTATGCTGCTGCTTGCTCGTGAATTGTAGGATGGAGAAGTTCGCCGCCAAAAGTAGCTTGAGGTTGTGCCAATGCTGAATCTAGCAAACCTTCGTCTCTGACACCAGATGTTCCACCAAAGCTGTTTATCTCATCTTGGTGAATGTCTAGGACTTGAGAAATAGAAAGAAATCTAGGAGTCTGCAAGGCGACGGTAAACCTCCTGCCATTTCTGTTTAGAAGCTAAATAAGCCTGCCATACCTCTTCATCTGAGGCAATCTGATTTGAGGCAGTATTTTCTAACTTGTCTTCATTTTGTTCAATCTCGCGGAAAGATTGGGCAAAATCAGGAATATTTAATAATACTTTTTCAGTAACTTCGTTTTCTTCTGTTTCTTGCAAGTAAGCCAGAAACGCAACTGCTAATCGCAACTTTTCAGTAGAAAGTTGACGCAAACGGCTTTCGGCTTCTGATAAATAAGTGCTGTGTTTTTGTTCTGTTGCCATCGTTACCCCAAGCTAGGTATGTTGCAAGACATTGTGAATCAGTTCTGCTGCTAACTCTAGCTTATCGCGATGAGTGAGGGCTTCCAGGTCAACAATAATCGAAGCTTTTATACACGGATATCTGTCTTACACCAAATGGTTTAGTCTTTAAAGATAACTTGATTTTGTAATCTCAGTGAAATTTCTAGCTCTTGAACTTGCATAAATCTGCTGTCAATCAGAGATTATTCGGGTATATGCAGTTTAGATGTAACAATCAAGTGACGAGAATCACACATATCGATGATTCGGATCGTCTCTTTGCGATCGCTAACTAAGCATAATTAATGACAACTGAACTCTAGCCGAGTCATTAATAGGGAACACACTTAAATTGCCGACAGCCTTAATCAAGGACTGTCGGTTTTTTGTATTTGTCATTTGTCATTTGTCATTTGTCATTTGTCATTTGTCATTGGTCATTTGTCATTTGTCATTGGTCATTGGTCATTTGTCATTGGTCATTAGTAAAATGCCCCATGCCCCATGCCCAATGCCCCATGCCCCATGCCCCATGCCCATATCCATATCCATATCCATATCCATATCCATAAAATTTCCCCACAACTGGTTCGTAACTTGACAGAGATTTTGCCACAGCCACTACCAAATGTGGGGAAGGTATGATCAAATTGGGGATCTTATGCCAATCGAGTGCTAATATCTTGCACTCACTCTAGTAGACCGGAAGTATATTCCTAGAACCAGCACACACTTTGTATTAAGACATCGCTTGAATGATGTAATCAAAGTAGGGTGCTGCTTGAGCAGCGTCTTCGGCACTCAGTAAGCTAAGGGAGGCTGTTTTGAGGCAATTGATCGCTGTTACCATTCCAGGCACGGGAACGCCCAATGAATTGTACATTTCCCGTACACCAATCAAACCGATTTTTTCAATTGGCTCTTTATCACCGGCAAGCACACCATAGGTAATTAGGCGTAAGTACCAGCCAAAATCACGGATACATAGAGAGCGTTGGCGTTCTCCGTAAGCATTGCCACCAGGGGAGATAAACTCAGGACGGTTCTGCCAAAGTTGTTTGGTTGCTTCCTGAACTATCTTTTTTTCATTTTCGGCTAAGGTAGCCGCAATCCGCGTCCGTTGTACGCCGGTTTGCAAAAATTCTTTGATATTTTTAAGTTCGCCACTGCTGGGATAACGCAGTTCGTCGTCGGCTTTGAGAATAACTTGGCTAATTACAGTCATGATGATTGAAATCACCTGAAATATTATCTGTTAGTTTAGCGAGTTGGAGGTACACAAGTGAAGGGATCGGAGCTAGTTATGTATTGAATTTATCTATTTAGGGGTGTGGGGACTGAAGAAGGGAATAGGTAACAGGTTACAGGGTAAAGATTATTCCCTATCACCTGTCACCTGATCCCAATGACTAATGACCAATGACCAATTACAAATGA encodes:
- a CDS encoding Uma2 family endonuclease, coding for MTQTRVRLWTVNEYHRTLETDRKQKASLFAKAGIADYWILDVNQRQVYIFREPGLEGYNLEFILQEDATLSLIAFPKVEVPINQLFP
- the purL gene encoding phosphoribosylformylglycinamidine synthase subunit PurL — its product is MTATSKPAFSPQEIAAEGLKPEEYAEIVRRLGRHPNKAELGMFGVMWSEHCCYKNSRPLLKQFPTEGPRILVGPGENAGVVDLGDGLQLAFKIESHNHPSAVEPFQGAATGVGGILRDIFTMGARPIALLNSLRFGSLEDAKTQRLFSGVVAGISHYGNCVGVPTVGGEVYFDSAYSGNPLVNVMALGLMETSEIVKSGASGLGNPVLYVGSTTGRDGMGGASFASAELSDQSIDDRPAVQVGDPFLEKSLIEACLEAFKTGAVVAAQDMGAAGITCSTSEMAAKGGVGIELDLDKIPVRETGMVPYEYLLSESQERMLFVAHQGREQELIDIFHRWGLQAVVAGTVIAEPIVRILFQGEVAAEIPAEALAENTPLYNRELLAEAPEYARQAWEWTADSLPPSTTAGIELQGGLQSWNDILLTLLDTPTIASKNWVYRQYDHQVQNNTVTLPGGADAAVIRLRPLEEIPNLKSQIPNSKLGVAATVDCNPRYVYLDPYEGAKAVVAEAARNLSCVGAEPLAVTDNLNFGSPEKPIGYWQLAEACRGLAEGCRELATPVTGGNVSLYNETLDSEGIPQPIYPTPVVGMVGLIPDITKICGQGWQTSGDVIYLLGLPLTSQISLGASEYLATIHDTVAGKPPRVNFDLERRVQKVCREGIRNGWVRSAHDSAEGGVAIALAECCIAANLGAEINLEIAPTQLNRLDKVLFAEGGARILVSVASAQQEIWESYLQEHLGKDWQKLGTVGNFEAGLGVFTTDNQTLIKVSIEDMNDRYSHAIARRIAIHTTTPS
- the lysS gene encoding lysine--tRNA ligase; the protein is MSEEDIRAARLEKVEQLKQLGTNPYAYRWESTHHAAQLQEKFADLVSGEEVGLEVAIAGRIMARRVFGKLAFFTLQDETGTIQLYLDKNRIQEGMADIDADAFNHLKQLTDAGDILGAKGTIKRTEKGELSVYVKQYTILTKSLLPLPDKWHGLTDVAKRYRQRYVDLIVNPEVRQTFRRRAQITAGIRRYLEQRDFLEIETPVLQSETGGADARPFITYHNTLEMELYLRIATELHLKRLIVGGFEKVFELGRVFRNEGISTRHNPEFTTIEVYQAYADYNDMMALTEGIITTVAQDVLGTLEITYQGEPINLTPPWRRVTMHDLVKEFTGLDFNSFQNLEDAKTASKNAGIPGIDEAQSIGKLLNLAFEEKVEANLIQPTFVIDYPVEISPLAKPHRSVPGLVERFELFIVGRETGNSFSELTDPIDQRERFEVQAARKAAGDLEAQGVDEDFLTALEYGMPPTGGLGIGIDRLVMLLTDCASIRDAIAFPLLKPEKLESSPD
- a CDS encoding geranylgeranyl reductase family protein; amino-acid sequence: MYDCIIVGAGPAGGTAAYHLAKQGRSVLVLEKESLPRYKPCGGGVSPAIAQWFDFDFSPAISLKADSLRFTWKLGDPVEAKIATKEPVWMVRRDIFDHFLVQQGQKQGAELRDNTEVTGIEFQSDYWQVNTANGPVTGRYLIAADGAKGPMAKWLGFKERKRLLTGALEAEIPGIIENQPIIHFEFGLVKNGYLWNFPKADGYSIGVGTFIGRQPQDFKKILDEYAKSLNVDLKTSKQYGHPLCIWDGNQKLHTQNAILAGEAACVVDPMTAEGIRPSIFSGLLAAATINEALSGDTNALEKYSEAINEEVGTEMAWAQKLAGAFYRFSNIGYKVGVKHPSAPQIMGKIMCGELRYGDVAGRALKRLISGFGG
- a CDS encoding allophycocyanin subunit alpha-B; protein product: MTVISQVILKADDELRYPSSGELKNIKEFLQTGVQRTRIAATLAENEKKIVQEATKQLWQNRPEFISPGGNAYGERQRSLCIRDFGWYLRLITYGVLAGDKEPIEKIGLIGVREMYNSLGVPVPGMVTAINCLKTASLSLLSAEDAAQAAPYFDYIIQAMS
- a CDS encoding type II toxin-antitoxin system death-on-curing family toxin, which translates into the protein MQTPRFLSISQVLDIHQDEINSFGGTSGVRDEGLLDSALAQPQATFGGELLHPTIHEQAAAYLYHLAMNHPFIDGNKRTAFAVMDTFITLNGYSLNLSQEQAYNLVIRVVQKEISKEELSAFMELHLQGK
- the purF gene encoding amidophosphoribosyltransferase, whose protein sequence is MISIHSVTSDEYPDQTNNQINSHENQSDKPEEACGVFGIYAPGENVAKLTYFGLYALQHRGQESAGIATFEGTKVHLHKDMGLVSQVFNESVLDQLPGSLAVGHTRYSTTGSSRKVNAQPAVLETRLGSLALAHNGNLVNTVQLRQELLENKCNLVTTTDSEMIAFAIAEAIDAGADWLEGAIKAFHRCQGAFSLVIGTPVGVMGVRDPNGIRPLVIGTLAGNPVRYVLASETCGLDIIGAEYLRDVEPGELVWITEEGLASYHWSQKSERKLCIFEMIYFARPDSVMHNESLYSYRMRLGHQLAKESVVDADIVFGVPDSGIPAAIGFSQASGVAYGEGLIKNRYVGRTFIQPTQTMRESGLRMKLNPLKDVLAGKRVIIVDDSIVRGTTSRKLVKTLREAGAIEVHMRISSPPVTHPCFYGIDTDSQDQLIAATKSVAEIAKQLEVDSLAYLSWEGMLEATREDTNSFCSACFTGDYPVAIPDQVKRSKLILEKVVV